A portion of the Calothrix sp. 336/3 genome contains these proteins:
- a CDS encoding sulfurtransferase, whose product MRLNLFQKRLKLPVIFALFVAVFTSLIIIPITPLVSFSATQKANIQFVSPAWVAENSKNPNLRILDVRNLPLDYISGHLPNAVNIADSAFRGPREGLPVQYWNTQKLGEIFTNSGLTNNSKVLVYSDGRDVLGATMVAYLLERSGLKDIAVLDGGYKGYQATQPVTKEFPKYKPSKFVVRDNPGVRVSLDEVKKSIGKSGVTFIDPRPEKLFAGEENVFIRNGHIPGAVNIPWVTFTETDNPHKLKSLQAIQQILADKKISKSSDIIVTCSTGREATLQYLVLKHLLGYPKVRIYEGSWTEYSSFPDLPVATGLS is encoded by the coding sequence ATGAGATTAAATCTATTTCAAAAAAGATTGAAATTACCCGTAATATTTGCTTTATTTGTGGCTGTTTTTACGTCTTTAATTATTATTCCCATCACACCACTCGTGAGCTTTTCTGCCACTCAAAAAGCCAACATACAATTTGTTTCTCCTGCTTGGGTAGCAGAGAATTCAAAAAATCCCAACTTACGAATTTTGGATGTCCGCAATCTTCCCCTAGACTATATCAGCGGACATTTACCAAATGCGGTGAATATTGCAGATAGTGCTTTTCGCGGACCACGGGAAGGTTTACCAGTTCAGTACTGGAATACTCAAAAACTTGGGGAGATATTCACCAATTCTGGGTTAACAAATAATAGTAAAGTCTTGGTTTATTCCGATGGACGTGATGTTTTAGGTGCGACGATGGTAGCCTATTTGCTAGAACGTTCTGGACTCAAAGATATTGCAGTCTTGGATGGTGGTTACAAGGGATATCAAGCGACTCAACCCGTCACCAAAGAGTTTCCTAAATACAAACCGAGCAAATTTGTAGTTCGCGATAACCCTGGGGTACGGGTAAGTTTGGATGAGGTGAAAAAATCCATCGGTAAATCGGGTGTGACTTTCATCGATCCCCGTCCGGAGAAGTTATTTGCGGGAGAAGAGAATGTATTCATTCGCAACGGACATATTCCTGGTGCAGTCAATATTCCTTGGGTAACATTCACTGAAACGGATAATCCCCACAAGCTCAAATCGCTGCAAGCAATTCAGCAAATTTTGGCAGATAAGAAAATTAGCAAATCGAGCGATATTATCGTCACTTGCAGCACAGGTAGGGAAGCGACGTTACAGTATCTCGTGTTGAAGCACTTGCTTGGTTATCCAAAAGTGAGAATTTATGAGGGTTCTTGGACTGAGTACAGTTCTTTCCCCGATTTACCTGTTGCAACTGGATTGAGTTAA
- a CDS encoding class II aldolase/adducin family protein gives MKYFDCHEQEIDYRVKLVDIARDFYRRGWMPRTTGNLSVWFPDSSFAIAKNNSYKSLLMPNARKFLMLSN, from the coding sequence ATGAAGTACTTTGATTGCCATGAACAGGAAATAGATTATCGAGTCAAATTAGTTGATATTGCCAGAGATTTTTATCGACGGGGATGGATGCCGAGAACTACTGGTAATTTGTCGGTGTGGTTTCCGGATAGTAGCTTTGCGATCGCAAAAAATAATAGTTACAAAAGCCTATTGATGCCGAATGCAAGAAAATTTTTAATGTTATCAAATTAA
- a CDS encoding MgtC/SapB family protein → MLLASDDWFQIGFRLFLALLVGCSIGLNRQKGGRPAGMRTFMLVSMGSALFVMIPLQAEGDSLFATTNALSRTIQGVTTGVGFIGAGLILQVSPGESANPKVKGLTTAASVWISAGLGAAIGCGLWQTALMAGFLTLVTLSGVKRLSRVIEFRVSHADEKNIFASSDTDDEF, encoded by the coding sequence ATGCTGCTTGCGTCTGATGATTGGTTCCAAATTGGATTCCGATTGTTCCTCGCGCTTTTAGTCGGTTGCTCGATCGGATTGAATCGGCAAAAGGGAGGAAGACCTGCAGGAATGCGAACATTTATGCTGGTGAGTATGGGATCGGCTTTATTTGTAATGATTCCCCTACAGGCAGAAGGAGATAGTCTTTTTGCTACCACAAATGCCCTCAGTCGCACTATCCAAGGAGTTACTACAGGAGTCGGATTTATTGGAGCAGGATTGATTTTGCAAGTATCTCCCGGAGAATCAGCCAACCCCAAGGTGAAGGGATTGACCACAGCTGCATCGGTATGGATTTCCGCAGGATTGGGAGCTGCGATTGGATGCGGATTGTGGCAGACGGCTTTGATGGCAGGATTTTTGACTTTGGTGACATTGAGCGGAGTTAAGCGTTTGAGTCGAGTGATCGAATTTCGCGTTAGTCACGCAGATGAAAAGAATATTTTCGCTTCGTCGGATACGGATGATGAATTTTAA
- a CDS encoding YeeE/YedE family protein has translation MSNIFNNNRPTSLSNSSQHLKSPNNQPQKLLVAIAIALFTFGSIVLHPYSWRHSILLIIGGLLGASLYKFRFGFTSTYRKFLTAGEVEGIYAQLLMLVVATILFAPVLAAGNVLGEAVKGSIAPIGIQGAIAAFLFGVGMQIAGGCGCGTLYAVGSGSLAMVFTLLTFCIGSFWASLTRQFWANLPTLPPIVLGEKFGWFSGAAIQVGICLLIFSLIYLKSDRKNQNKLNFSNHFSNCLKLPLFQGAIALAILNWLTLIVSGQPWRITWGFALFTAKIATFFGWDSTNSQFWNLPNQQKVLSASLFADMTTVTNIGILLGAFLAAALVGKLSLPAKINPRIIFSSALGGLLMGYGAFNAFGCNVNAFFGGIASTSLHGWVWIIFALLGSRLGLILAKLI, from the coding sequence ATGAGCAATATTTTTAACAACAATCGTCCCACTTCATTATCCAATTCATCCCAGCACCTGAAATCCCCCAATAATCAACCGCAAAAATTACTCGTAGCAATTGCGATCGCCCTATTTACCTTTGGCTCAATTGTTCTCCATCCCTATAGTTGGCGGCATAGTATTTTATTAATTATTGGTGGACTTTTGGGAGCTTCCCTATATAAATTTAGATTTGGCTTTACTTCTACTTACCGGAAATTTTTAACCGCAGGAGAAGTCGAAGGGATTTACGCTCAATTATTGATGTTGGTGGTTGCCACAATTTTATTTGCTCCTGTTCTGGCTGCGGGAAATGTATTGGGAGAAGCAGTTAAAGGTAGCATCGCACCCATCGGAATACAAGGAGCGATCGCAGCGTTTTTATTTGGTGTGGGAATGCAAATTGCTGGAGGTTGTGGTTGTGGAACTTTGTATGCAGTGGGTTCCGGTAGCTTGGCAATGGTATTTACCCTGTTGACGTTTTGTATTGGTTCGTTTTGGGCAAGTTTGACGCGGCAATTTTGGGCAAATTTACCAACCCTACCACCAATTGTTTTGGGAGAAAAATTTGGTTGGTTTTCAGGTGCAGCAATCCAAGTGGGGATTTGTTTATTAATTTTCAGCTTAATTTACTTAAAAAGTGATCGTAAAAATCAAAATAAGTTGAATTTTTCTAATCATTTTTCTAACTGCCTAAAATTGCCATTATTTCAAGGAGCGATCGCTCTAGCAATCCTCAACTGGCTGACATTAATCGTATCCGGTCAACCCTGGCGAATTACCTGGGGTTTTGCCCTATTTACAGCCAAAATCGCCACCTTTTTCGGTTGGGATTCTACCAATAGCCAATTTTGGAACCTACCAAATCAACAAAAAGTACTGTCGGCAAGTTTATTTGCAGACATGACCACCGTTACGAATATTGGCATACTTCTGGGAGCATTTCTAGCAGCAGCCTTAGTGGGAAAATTAAGCCTTCCCGCAAAAATCAATCCTCGAATAATTTTCTCTTCTGCCCTTGGTGGATTACTCATGGGTTACGGTGCGTTCAATGCATTTGGTTGCAACGTCAATGCCTTTTTCGGTGGTATTGCTTCTACCAGCTTGCACGGTTGGGTATGGATTATCTTTGCTTTGCTCGGTAGTCGCTTGGGGTTAATTTTGGCAAAGCTAATTTAA
- a CDS encoding amidase: MRDIAKFSVSELIDLYKNRSLSPVEVVESALKRISNCRDRVNAFVVVDGETALREAHSSEKRWRNKSPLGVLDGIPITVKDLLLTKGLPTLRGSKAINPHQSWDEDAPPVARLREQGAVLLGKTTTSEFGWKGVTESPLTGITHNPWNLGLTPGGSSGGAAVAAALGLGVVHLGTDGGGSSRSPAALTGVFGFKPTFGRVAGYPSAHTGTLFHPGILTRTVTDTALTLNTIARWDKRDWYALPDEKQNYLPKLDRDISGLRIAYSPRLGYADVEPEIAELVKSAVNVFADLGAVVEEVDPGFENPQAIFRTFWQAGAAKLLRGFTPEQQAVIDPGLQAIATEGEKISLADYLSANDAREALGRYMQSFHQTYDLLITPTLPITAFPVGQTSPHSILYPDGRSWSPFTYIFNLTQQPAASVPCGFTKYGLPVAMQIVGAKYSDVLVLQAAKAYENLFPFKMPQEKELGRL; the protein is encoded by the coding sequence ATGAGAGATATTGCTAAATTTTCCGTGAGTGAGCTGATTGATTTATATAAAAATCGCAGTTTATCACCAGTAGAAGTTGTGGAATCGGCATTAAAACGAATTAGTAATTGTCGCGATCGCGTGAATGCTTTTGTTGTAGTGGATGGTGAAACTGCACTCCGCGAAGCACATAGTTCTGAGAAGCGTTGGAGGAACAAAAGTCCATTGGGTGTACTCGATGGGATTCCAATAACGGTGAAGGATTTGCTTTTGACTAAGGGTTTACCGACTTTGCGGGGAAGTAAAGCAATTAATCCCCATCAATCTTGGGATGAGGACGCTCCGCCTGTTGCTCGTTTGCGAGAACAAGGTGCGGTATTGTTGGGTAAAACTACAACTTCCGAATTTGGCTGGAAAGGTGTCACTGAAAGCCCTTTAACTGGAATTACCCATAATCCCTGGAATTTGGGACTGACACCAGGGGGAAGCAGTGGAGGTGCAGCAGTTGCAGCAGCTTTGGGATTGGGGGTTGTGCATCTTGGTACTGATGGTGGAGGTTCATCTCGAAGTCCGGCAGCATTGACAGGGGTTTTTGGTTTCAAGCCGACTTTTGGTAGAGTTGCTGGATATCCATCTGCCCATACTGGAACTTTATTCCATCCTGGGATTTTGACTCGCACTGTCACCGATACTGCTTTGACATTGAATACGATCGCTCGTTGGGATAAACGGGATTGGTATGCTTTACCTGATGAGAAACAAAATTATTTACCGAAATTAGATCGGGATATATCAGGTTTACGAATTGCTTATAGTCCGAGATTGGGATATGCAGATGTTGAACCAGAGATAGCTGAACTAGTTAAAAGCGCAGTTAATGTTTTTGCTGATTTGGGAGCAGTTGTTGAGGAAGTCGATCCGGGTTTTGAGAATCCTCAAGCTATATTTAGAACTTTTTGGCAAGCTGGTGCGGCAAAATTATTGCGCGGTTTTACTCCCGAACAACAGGCTGTAATTGACCCAGGTTTACAAGCGATCGCAACTGAAGGTGAGAAAATCAGTCTTGCAGATTATCTTAGTGCCAATGATGCTCGTGAAGCTTTGGGGAGATATATGCAAAGCTTCCACCAAACCTACGATTTGCTAATTACTCCAACTTTACCGATTACAGCTTTTCCAGTCGGTCAAACATCACCGCACTCGATTTTATATCCAGATGGACGTAGTTGGTCGCCTTTTACCTATATATTTAACCTCACCCAACAACCTGCGGCATCTGTTCCCTGTGGTTTTACCAAGTATGGATTACCCGTGGCAATGCAAATTGTGGGTGCAAAATATAGTGATGTATTAGTTTTGCAAGCAGCCAAAGCTTATGAGAATCTTTTTCCTTTTAAAATGCCTCAAGAAAAAGAACTAGGGAGACTTTAA
- a CDS encoding beta-lactamase hydrolase domain-containing protein has translation MADSKKISDDFSSAGQVTAEDLQQAAAEGFKSVLNLRSPSEPGFLADEGEKAQSAGLEYANVPLVASEANQNLTEEAIQQIENLPKPILLHCAGGGRASGIALIAIAIQEGLTYEQIVQKAAELNINLEQPHLKQFLSEKFGT, from the coding sequence ATGGCAGACTCAAAAAAAATTAGCGACGATTTCAGTTCCGCAGGACAAGTAACAGCAGAAGATTTACAACAAGCTGCTGCTGAAGGGTTTAAATCGGTGTTAAATTTACGTTCTCCGAGCGAACCAGGTTTTCTTGCAGATGAAGGAGAAAAAGCTCAAAGTGCGGGACTTGAATATGCAAATGTTCCCCTGGTAGCTTCAGAAGCGAATCAAAATCTAACTGAAGAAGCCATTCAACAAATCGAAAATTTACCCAAACCAATTTTACTTCACTGTGCTGGTGGGGGAAGGGCTAGCGGAATTGCTTTGATTGCGATCGCGATTCAAGAAGGTTTGACTTACGAACAAATTGTGCAGAAAGCCGCAGAACTTAATATTAATTTAGAGCAGCCCCATCTCAAGCAATTTTTAAGTGAAAAATTTGGTACTTAA
- a CDS encoding NADPH-dependent oxidoreductase, whose product MTNPQELLHARYGEIPFQLEKNAISWNQSVTALLSHRSIRSYLPNPLPDGTLELMISSAQSAATSSNLQTWSVVAVEDKERKEELSKLAGNQAHIRQCPLFLVWLADLARLAYVAESRGFSHDGLEYLEMFVMATIDATLAAQNAVVAAESFGLGTVYIGGIRNRPEEVAAILNLPPSVFAVFGLCVGYPNPEVETAIKPRLPQSAVLHRETYNLAVQAEALSHYDEIMKAFYQQQKMNVPGDWSEHSAKRIATSESLSGRNRLREALNNLGFELR is encoded by the coding sequence ATGACTAATCCTCAAGAACTGCTACATGCACGCTACGGTGAAATACCTTTCCAACTAGAAAAAAATGCTATTAGCTGGAATCAGAGCGTGACTGCATTATTATCTCACCGTTCTATCCGCAGTTATTTACCTAATCCATTGCCAGATGGAACCCTAGAATTAATGATTTCCTCAGCCCAATCTGCGGCAACTTCTTCTAATTTACAGACTTGGAGTGTGGTAGCTGTAGAAGATAAAGAACGCAAAGAAGAACTCTCGAAATTAGCAGGAAATCAAGCCCATATTCGCCAATGTCCGTTATTTTTGGTTTGGTTGGCAGATTTAGCACGTTTGGCTTATGTTGCTGAAAGTCGGGGATTTTCCCACGATGGATTGGAATATTTAGAAATGTTTGTGATGGCAACCATTGATGCGACTCTCGCAGCTCAAAATGCTGTTGTTGCAGCTGAGTCCTTCGGTTTGGGGACGGTATATATTGGGGGAATTCGCAATCGTCCGGAGGAGGTTGCAGCAATACTCAATTTACCACCTTCCGTATTTGCTGTGTTTGGATTGTGTGTTGGGTATCCAAATCCCGAGGTGGAAACAGCAATTAAACCGAGATTACCCCAATCAGCAGTATTGCATCGGGAAACCTACAACTTGGCAGTGCAAGCAGAAGCATTGTCCCATTATGACGAAATCATGAAGGCATTTTACCAACAACAGAAAATGAATGTTCCCGGTGATTGGAGCGAGCATTCAGCCAAACGGATTGCCACATCGGAGTCTCTTTCGGGACGAAATCGGTTACGCGAAGCTCTGAATAATTTAGGTTTTGAGTTGCGATAA
- a CDS encoding SDR family oxidoreductase: MTLSDFSLTGKVALVTGAGRGLGLEIAKSLSFVGACVIVNGRNQELLNQAVAVIESSGGSAVSLAFDVTNETEVQTAFVEIREKHGGLDILVNNVGMRDRRGFFEFEMDAVRRLIEADLIAPFNLSREAARLMMHKGEGRIINITSIAGQIADAGDAIYTTAKGGLEALTRTLAAELGVFGITVNAVAPGFFATESNVDVVANLEVREWLRKRTSLGRWGKPQEVAGAVVFFASPAASYVTGQVLAVDGGYLAHF, encoded by the coding sequence GTGACGCTATCGGATTTCTCACTAACTGGAAAAGTGGCCTTAGTTACTGGAGCGGGGCGAGGATTGGGTTTAGAAATTGCCAAGTCACTCAGCTTTGTTGGTGCCTGTGTCATCGTCAATGGGCGAAACCAAGAACTACTTAACCAAGCAGTCGCAGTTATTGAGTCAAGTGGTGGTTCGGCTGTCTCATTAGCGTTTGATGTAACAAATGAAACAGAAGTTCAAACCGCGTTTGTTGAGATACGCGAAAAGCACGGTGGGTTAGATATTCTCGTCAATAACGTTGGTATGCGCGATCGCCGTGGATTTTTCGAGTTTGAAATGGATGCAGTGCGTCGGCTAATCGAGGCTGATTTGATTGCACCATTCAATTTGTCGCGGGAAGCTGCACGGCTGATGATGCACAAAGGAGAAGGTCGTATTATCAATATTACATCGATCGCAGGGCAAATCGCAGATGCTGGCGATGCTATTTATACAACAGCCAAAGGAGGACTTGAAGCCTTAACCCGTACCCTTGCCGCTGAACTTGGAGTTTTTGGAATTACAGTCAATGCCGTTGCTCCAGGATTTTTTGCGACAGAGAGTAATGTAGATGTGGTTGCCAACTTGGAAGTTAGAGAATGGTTGAGAAAAAGAACTTCTCTCGGTCGTTGGGGAAAACCGCAAGAAGTTGCAGGCGCGGTTGTATTCTTTGCCTCACCAGCCGCATCTTACGTTACAGGGCAAGTTTTAGCAGTCGATGGTGGCTATCTCGCTCATTTCTGA
- a CDS encoding glutathione S-transferase family protein, producing the protein MADITIYSSVACPYAHRSRLALLEKGVEFELIEIDLQNKPAGFTDISPYGKVPAIAHNNKQVWESAIINEYLDEVFPNPPLLPQNPLDKAQARIWIDFANTRFVTAFSNLLRSPDSETQEEARRDLYKHLEFVENQALAKLSGNGSYWFGENISLVDLSFYPWFERLPALEYYRGFKLPSEFTRLQQWQNAVSQRESVQKIANSQEFYIDRYARLATPVTAKN; encoded by the coding sequence ATGGCTGACATCACAATTTATAGCTCCGTCGCTTGCCCTTATGCCCATCGTTCGCGTCTAGCTTTATTAGAAAAAGGCGTAGAATTTGAGTTAATCGAAATTGATTTACAAAACAAACCTGCGGGATTTACAGATATTTCTCCTTACGGAAAAGTTCCGGCGATCGCTCACAATAATAAGCAAGTTTGGGAGTCGGCAATTATTAACGAGTATCTCGACGAAGTATTTCCCAATCCTCCTTTATTACCCCAAAATCCTCTTGATAAAGCACAGGCAAGAATTTGGATTGATTTTGCCAATACTCGATTCGTCACTGCTTTCTCCAATTTATTACGTTCTCCCGATAGCGAAACACAAGAAGAAGCAAGACGAGATTTATACAAGCATTTAGAGTTTGTCGAAAATCAAGCTTTAGCTAAACTTTCAGGTAATGGTTCCTACTGGTTTGGTGAAAATATTAGTTTAGTGGATTTAAGTTTTTATCCTTGGTTCGAGCGTTTACCAGCACTCGAATACTATCGTGGGTTCAAATTACCATCTGAATTTACCCGTTTACAGCAATGGCAGAATGCAGTCAGTCAGCGCGAATCCGTGCAGAAAATTGCTAATTCTCAGGAATTTTATATCGATCGATATGCCAGATTAGCAACTCCTGTTACTGCTAAAAACTAG
- a CDS encoding SDR family oxidoreductase, whose protein sequence is MSLDLQLSGKTAIVTGGSAGIGLAIAKALYSEGVNVAIASRNQERLERAVSEIQSLPNTNSKVIAIAADISQAEAVERVVNTTLSQLGQIDILINNAGSARAGSFLELSDDAFLDAWNLKLLGYIRLVRAVVPHQKSRRDGRIVNIIGGAGRTPRPNFLPGGTANAALLNFTRGISKELAQDNIRINAISPGATATERAETLARQNAESRGITVEEIKAETIKAIPLGKVVKPEEIAALTLFLVSDLASSITGTEILVDGGQTPGV, encoded by the coding sequence ATGAGTCTAGATTTACAACTTTCAGGAAAAACCGCAATTGTTACAGGTGGAAGTGCGGGAATTGGTTTAGCCATTGCCAAAGCTTTGTATAGCGAAGGTGTAAATGTGGCGATCGCATCCCGCAATCAAGAAAGATTGGAGAGAGCTGTCAGTGAAATTCAATCTTTACCGAACACAAACAGTAAAGTAATCGCGATCGCTGCGGATATCAGCCAAGCAGAAGCCGTTGAAAGAGTTGTGAATACAACCCTTTCCCAATTAGGTCAGATTGACATTTTAATTAATAATGCTGGTTCCGCTCGTGCGGGTTCATTTTTGGAACTGAGCGATGATGCTTTTTTAGATGCTTGGAATTTAAAGCTACTGGGTTATATTCGTCTAGTCAGAGCAGTAGTTCCCCATCAAAAAAGTCGCCGTGATGGACGAATAGTCAATATCATTGGTGGTGCGGGACGTACTCCCCGTCCGAACTTTTTACCTGGTGGAACGGCAAATGCCGCTTTGTTGAATTTCACGAGGGGAATTTCCAAAGAATTGGCTCAAGATAATATTAGAATCAATGCCATCTCTCCGGGAGCGACTGCAACCGAACGAGCAGAAACATTAGCACGACAGAATGCCGAATCTCGCGGTATAACGGTCGAAGAAATTAAAGCCGAAACCATCAAAGCGATTCCCTTAGGTAAAGTTGTCAAACCAGAAGAAATTGCCGCACTCACATTGTTTTTAGTTTCCGACCTTGCATCCTCAATCACGGGCACTGAGATTCTTGTTGATGGTGGACAAACTCCGGGTGTTTAG
- a CDS encoding aliphatic sulfonate ABC transporter substrate-binding protein yields the protein MTKSKSKSPQIFRRHLALLVVPGLLAVGTSLTLGNVTVANQTTKEQKSADISRDRQVSPAKAPKISNTQPVLISNNPKPQPSYATIPNPGIVKVAQAQNKRPPGVKANVIRIGFQQAGDLVRTSGAIERRLAPLGVKVEWAQFAQGPQLMEAMNVGRVDIGSVGETPPIFAQAAGARLVYLVGTRRTANSGRSSIIAVPPNSPIRSVRDLKGKTVIFQRASASQYFIAKALEQAGLKYSDIKVQSLPTVESYQPFIQGKIPVWVAGDPYYALAEKQGKIRVLRTAQGIATPGSYYIGDRKFAVENPGILRIVIEEIDKVQRRAEANPKETIQTLVKFQKLPEDVAKRVVSRRVFGLRGINENLIREQQEVADYFFKLNLLPRRINIREATLTPQQYAAITPPTIPQR from the coding sequence ATGACTAAATCAAAATCTAAATCTCCCCAAATATTTCGTCGTCATCTCGCCTTATTAGTTGTACCTGGATTACTAGCTGTAGGAACATCTTTAACCCTAGGGAATGTAACGGTTGCCAATCAAACAACAAAAGAGCAAAAAAGTGCAGATATATCCCGCGATCGCCAAGTTTCACCAGCGAAAGCACCGAAAATATCCAATACGCAACCTGTTCTGATATCAAATAACCCAAAACCCCAACCTTCCTATGCCACAATACCCAATCCAGGTATTGTCAAAGTCGCTCAAGCTCAAAACAAAAGACCACCCGGTGTAAAAGCGAATGTCATTCGTATTGGATTTCAACAAGCAGGTGATTTAGTCCGCACTTCAGGAGCAATAGAAAGACGACTTGCACCTTTAGGAGTAAAAGTAGAATGGGCACAATTTGCTCAAGGTCCTCAATTGATGGAAGCGATGAATGTTGGTAGAGTTGATATCGGTTCTGTGGGAGAAACTCCGCCAATTTTTGCTCAAGCTGCGGGTGCTAGACTGGTTTATCTAGTTGGTACTCGTCGCACGGCAAATTCGGGAAGATCGAGTATCATCGCAGTCCCACCCAATTCTCCAATTCGCAGTGTGCGAGACTTGAAAGGGAAAACGGTTATCTTCCAAAGAGCTTCTGCATCTCAATATTTCATCGCTAAAGCTTTGGAACAAGCTGGTTTGAAATATAGCGACATCAAAGTCCAAAGTTTACCCACCGTAGAATCCTACCAGCCATTCATCCAAGGTAAAATACCCGTATGGGTTGCAGGCGATCCTTATTACGCTTTAGCTGAAAAACAAGGCAAAATTAGAGTTCTAAGAACTGCTCAAGGAATTGCGACTCCTGGTTCCTACTATATCGGTGACAGGAAATTTGCAGTTGAAAATCCAGGAATTCTGCGGATAGTGATTGAGGAAATTGATAAAGTTCAACGACGAGCAGAAGCAAACCCGAAAGAAACGATACAAACTCTTGTAAAGTTCCAAAAACTACCGGAAGATGTCGCAAAAAGAGTTGTGAGCCGTCGTGTATTCGGGTTGAGAGGTATTAATGAAAACCTTATTCGAGAGCAACAAGAAGTTGCAGATTACTTCTTTAAACTTAACTTGCTTCCCAGACGTATCAATATTAGAGAAGCGACGTTAACCCCTCAACAGTACGCTGCAATTACCCCACCAACAATTCCCCAAAGATAG